One genomic region from Candidatus Binataceae bacterium encodes:
- a CDS encoding MFS transporter, whose product MGGWRRALEVYADRRVLMILPLGFASGLPLLLTFSTLSAWLATAHISRSAIGAFALVGTPYAFKFLWSPLIDRLPPPIPIGRRRGWGLAIQIALVAATLGLGLCDPHRGLGRMGVLALIVAFLSASQDIVIDAYRVELLSEDQQGPGAGMIQTGYRLGMLAAGAGALIVADLAGWFAAYATMAALLAIGMAVFIFGPEPPSNNEGADGPAGAWLETAVVGPFVDFMQRPVWAAILIFIVGYKLGEALAGVMAMPLYVSLHFSLAQIAAVSKLFGFFATIIGALVGGIVAAKLGVMRALIVCGLLQSVGNFFYVVQALEGHRIGYLALCVAAENLTGAMAGAALVAYLSDLCSPAFTATQYALLSSLAAVGRTLFASSGGVLADRLGWVPFFMLTTVVTLPAIALLVWIARRSGGMRAAPRAAVAHS is encoded by the coding sequence ATGGGCGGCTGGCGGCGCGCGCTCGAGGTTTACGCTGATCGCCGCGTGCTGATGATCCTGCCGCTCGGTTTCGCCAGCGGCCTGCCGCTCCTGCTCACCTTCTCAACGCTCTCCGCGTGGCTCGCGACCGCGCACATCAGCCGTTCCGCGATCGGCGCCTTCGCGCTGGTCGGGACGCCATACGCTTTCAAGTTCCTATGGTCGCCGCTCATCGATCGCTTGCCGCCGCCGATCCCGATTGGCCGCCGCCGCGGCTGGGGCCTCGCGATTCAGATCGCGCTCGTCGCAGCGACTCTGGGCCTTGGGCTCTGCGACCCGCACCGCGGCCTTGGCAGGATGGGCGTGCTCGCGCTCATCGTCGCGTTCTTGTCAGCAAGCCAGGACATCGTGATCGATGCATACCGCGTCGAACTGCTGAGCGAGGATCAACAGGGTCCGGGCGCCGGGATGATTCAAACCGGCTATCGACTCGGGATGCTGGCTGCGGGCGCGGGCGCGTTGATTGTCGCCGATCTCGCGGGATGGTTCGCGGCCTACGCGACGATGGCGGCATTGCTCGCGATCGGCATGGCGGTATTCATCTTCGGCCCCGAGCCGCCTTCTAATAATGAAGGCGCGGACGGACCAGCCGGTGCGTGGCTCGAGACCGCAGTCGTTGGTCCATTCGTGGACTTCATGCAGCGGCCAGTCTGGGCTGCGATCCTGATCTTCATCGTGGGCTACAAGCTCGGCGAAGCGCTCGCGGGCGTGATGGCGATGCCGCTCTACGTGTCGCTGCATTTCTCGCTGGCGCAGATCGCGGCGGTATCGAAGCTCTTTGGCTTCTTCGCCACGATTATCGGCGCGCTGGTCGGCGGTATCGTGGCGGCGAAGCTCGGCGTGATGCGCGCGCTTATCGTATGCGGCCTTCTACAGTCGGTCGGCAATTTCTTCTACGTGGTGCAGGCGCTCGAGGGGCATCGGATCGGATACCTCGCGCTGTGCGTTGCAGCGGAAAACCTCACCGGCGCGATGGCGGGCGCGGCTCTCGTCGCCTACCTCTCCGACCTGTGCTCGCCCGCGTTCACCGCCACGCAGTATGCGCTGCTGTCGTCGCTCGCCGCGGTGGGACGGACGCTGTTCGCGTCGTCGGGCGGCGTCCTCGCCGATCGCCTCGGCTGGGTGCCGTTCTTCATGCTCACCACCGTCGTGACCCTGCCTGCGATCGCGCTTTTGGTCTGGATCGCAAGGCGCAGCGGCGGAATGCGAGCGGCGCCGCGCGCGGCGGTAGCTCATTCATAG
- the rfbC gene encoding dTDP-4-dehydrorhamnose 3,5-epimerase produces MKVTRTKFDGVLLIEPDVFRDDRGFFFETYQRRKYREIGIDLDFVQDNHSRSARGAIRGIHAQVTHPQGKLVRVLMGEIFDVVVDIRRGSPSFAQWIGLSLSAANFLQCYVPPGFAHAFCVVSDFAEVEYKCTDFYHPNDELRIIWNDPTIGVKWPVTEPILSAGDEAARRLEDLLDKLPRFEGQ; encoded by the coding sequence GTGAAAGTGACGAGGACAAAGTTTGACGGCGTGCTGTTGATCGAACCGGACGTGTTTCGCGACGATCGGGGCTTTTTCTTCGAGACCTACCAGCGCCGCAAGTATCGCGAGATCGGAATCGACCTCGACTTCGTCCAGGACAATCACTCGCGCTCGGCGCGCGGCGCAATCCGCGGCATCCACGCACAAGTCACGCATCCGCAGGGCAAGCTCGTGCGCGTATTGATGGGCGAGATCTTCGACGTCGTGGTTGATATCCGCCGCGGCTCACCAAGCTTCGCGCAATGGATCGGTTTGTCGCTGAGCGCGGCCAACTTTCTGCAATGCTACGTGCCACCCGGCTTCGCGCACGCGTTCTGCGTCGTCAGTGATTTCGCCGAGGTCGAGTACAAGTGCACCGATTTCTACCACCCGAACGACGAGCTGCGAATCATCTGGAACGATCCGACCATCGGCGTTAAATGGCCAGTCACCGAACCGATCCTGTCCGCCGGAGACGAGGCGGCGCGCCGGCTCGAGGATCTGCTCGACAAGCTGCCCAGGTTCGAGGGTCAGTAG
- the rfbD gene encoding dTDP-4-dehydrorhamnose reductase — protein sequence MRILVTGADGQLGRSLSRALDQHQVTGRTHAELDITDADAVRAAIVAVAPDVVINAAAYNDVDGAESHAELAEAVNVRGPRILALESTALGIAIVHVSTDYVFDGRTSRPYCEHDAPNPLSAYGRSKLAGEIAVMDANPMHFIVRTAWLFAANGKNFLNSMRARAERSELRVVADQFGSPTYAPHLARGIARLIDTDAYGLYHMAGSGGTSRYDLVHHLFALLGIKTRLVPVSQSEFPVAATRPPYSVLATIRDAEFVLPPWQDGVSAFANEVRQRI from the coding sequence ATGCGCATCCTGGTCACAGGTGCAGACGGACAACTTGGACGTTCGCTGTCGCGCGCGCTCGATCAGCATCAAGTAACGGGTCGAACGCATGCGGAACTCGACATCACTGATGCTGATGCAGTTCGCGCGGCGATCGTAGCGGTCGCGCCCGACGTGGTTATCAACGCCGCGGCATACAACGACGTCGACGGTGCCGAGAGCCATGCTGAGCTGGCTGAGGCCGTCAACGTTCGCGGCCCCCGTATCCTCGCTCTCGAATCGACCGCCCTGGGGATAGCGATCGTTCATGTTTCCACCGACTATGTCTTCGACGGCCGCACCAGTCGTCCATATTGCGAACACGATGCGCCCAATCCTCTCTCCGCGTATGGCCGCAGCAAACTGGCTGGCGAGATCGCGGTGATGGATGCGAATCCGATGCACTTCATCGTCCGCACTGCGTGGCTGTTCGCGGCAAATGGAAAGAACTTTCTAAATTCGATGCGGGCGCGGGCGGAGCGGAGCGAATTGCGCGTGGTTGCCGATCAGTTCGGCTCGCCGACATATGCTCCTCATCTTGCGCGAGGCATCGCACGCCTGATCGATACCGACGCCTACGGCCTCTACCATATGGCCGGCTCGGGCGGCACTTCCAGATACGATCTCGTGCACCACCTTTTTGCGCTGCTCGGCATCAAGACCAGGCTCGTGCCTGTCAGCCAGAGTGAATTTCCCGTGGCCGCAACGAGACCTCCTTACAGCGTGCTCGCGACGATCCGCGATGCCGAATTCGTCCTGCCGCCCTGGCAAGACGGCGTGAGCGCCTTCGCGAACGAGGTCCGCCAACGCATCTGA
- a CDS encoding LLM class flavin-dependent oxidoreductase: MNKMTLDFGLFDHLERLDIPLEQLYAQRLDLIVAAETAGFFCYHLAEHHATPLGCAPSPGLFLASVAARTHRIHFGPLVYLLPLYDPMRLAEEICMLDQMSGGRFEVGVGRGASPFELAYFNVNFLQSRAMFDEALQVLVSALRSHRVSYEGRYYRYADAPLELAPKQNPNPPFWYGASSPSAIAYSARHGMNVVTGGPNAILKAGFEAYRSMRETSRNSDDDLNPQVAVPKFGGVRHCFVAKTDAEAMEIARPAYRHYYANITKLWRDFNTVPIIFTDDLDRAIKGEAAIIGSPATVRDKVTAYAEQSGCNYLVLSFAWGSLTYEHSRRSLDLFASEVMPHFVES, encoded by the coding sequence ATGAACAAAATGACACTCGACTTCGGCCTTTTCGATCATCTCGAGCGACTTGATATTCCACTGGAGCAACTTTACGCGCAGCGGCTTGATCTGATTGTGGCTGCCGAGACCGCGGGTTTCTTCTGCTATCATCTGGCGGAGCATCACGCGACACCGCTCGGCTGCGCTCCGTCACCTGGCCTCTTCCTCGCTTCCGTCGCGGCGCGCACGCATCGAATTCACTTCGGGCCGTTGGTCTATCTGCTACCCTTGTATGATCCGATGCGACTTGCGGAAGAGATTTGCATGCTCGATCAAATGAGCGGCGGCCGGTTCGAGGTTGGTGTCGGCCGCGGCGCATCGCCATTTGAGCTCGCTTACTTCAATGTAAACTTTCTCCAATCGCGCGCGATGTTTGACGAGGCGCTGCAGGTACTCGTCTCAGCGCTGCGTAGTCATAGAGTGTCATACGAGGGACGCTACTATCGTTATGCCGATGCGCCGCTGGAGCTCGCGCCCAAGCAGAACCCGAATCCGCCTTTCTGGTATGGTGCCTCTTCGCCGAGCGCAATTGCATATTCGGCGCGGCATGGAATGAATGTCGTAACCGGTGGCCCCAACGCCATCCTCAAGGCCGGGTTCGAAGCTTATCGTTCGATGCGCGAGACAAGTCGTAACAGCGACGACGATCTAAATCCGCAAGTCGCAGTGCCGAAGTTCGGCGGTGTCCGTCACTGTTTCGTCGCCAAGACCGACGCCGAAGCGATGGAAATCGCGCGCCCAGCCTATCGCCATTACTACGCAAACATCACCAAGCTGTGGCGCGATTTCAACACGGTGCCAATTATATTTACTGACGATCTGGATCGCGCCATCAAAGGCGAGGCTGCGATCATCGGCTCACCGGCGACGGTGCGCGATAAAGTTACCGCCTACGCCGAGCAGAGCGGATGCAATTACCTGGTTCTGTCATTTGCCTGGGGAAGCCTGACCTACGAGCATTCGCGCCGCTCGCTCGACTTATTCGCAAGCGAAGTAATGCCTCATTTCGTCGAAAGCTGA
- a CDS encoding acyl-CoA thioester hydrolase/BAAT C-terminal domain-containing protein — MDVHEQLLTGEVQGALLTPERPGGLGVIVLGGSSGRVDVARASLFASRGATALALRWFGGAGQSPVIAEIPLERFIAATDRLIDLGCDRIAFVGTSRGAEAALLVAIEDPRVDVAVAISPSSVVWAGDVWPPRSSWTRNGTPLPFVHYDVENMPVRGDQPVSYRRYAESSLARFADEVPAASIAIENARAQVALVAGADDALWPSDVCARALADRLTATGKNPVLVTHPDAGHRVLLPGETTPRSTLNAHGGNDDADRALGAAAWTAIELLLRFPSP, encoded by the coding sequence ATGGACGTTCACGAGCAACTACTCACTGGCGAAGTGCAGGGCGCGTTGCTGACGCCTGAGCGACCAGGCGGTTTAGGGGTGATAGTACTCGGCGGATCGAGCGGCCGCGTGGACGTCGCGCGAGCCAGCCTCTTCGCATCCCGCGGCGCAACAGCACTGGCACTGCGCTGGTTCGGTGGTGCGGGACAGTCTCCCGTTATCGCGGAGATTCCGCTGGAACGGTTCATAGCAGCTACAGACAGACTGATTGATCTGGGATGCGACAGAATCGCTTTCGTCGGTACATCGCGAGGCGCGGAAGCTGCGCTGCTGGTGGCGATCGAAGATCCTCGCGTCGATGTGGCCGTCGCGATCAGTCCATCTTCCGTAGTATGGGCGGGCGACGTATGGCCGCCGCGCTCGTCATGGACCCGTAACGGAACGCCCCTGCCGTTCGTTCACTACGATGTTGAAAACATGCCTGTGCGAGGCGACCAACCCGTGTCGTATCGTCGTTACGCGGAGAGCAGCCTCGCGCGTTTCGCCGACGAAGTCCCAGCAGCCTCAATCGCGATTGAAAATGCACGCGCTCAAGTAGCCCTTGTCGCCGGCGCTGATGACGCGCTTTGGCCTTCCGACGTTTGCGCGCGCGCACTCGCCGATCGACTCACGGCGACCGGAAAGAATCCTGTGTTAGTCACTCATCCGGATGCCGGCCATCGAGTCTTGCTGCCCGGTGAAACAACCCCGCGATCCACGCTGAACGCACACGGCGGCAATGACGATGCGGATCGTGCGCTCGGCGCCGCCGCGTGGACAGCAATCGAATTGCTGTTGCGCTTTCCATCTCCATGA
- a CDS encoding amidase family protein, giving the protein MPAPFSLPVLPFPLPKLPFGSKFHLLDATIDDVQTAIKEHQLTCTELVEYYLARIKAYNGVCVDQPNGQLGAITVEPNVNQVNALMTLNLRPANRMLFGFDAHHARSQTDLVDGDPSMPDALETAAAEDASFKRTGKMSSLFCVPMAIKDEYDTFDMRTTSGADAPYANDRPPKDSVFVTRLRNAGAIILAKTNMGEYASGSDRSSWGGVMCNAYDSTRSAGHSSTGVGLAITTNMAMCGIGEESGGSIIHPANWSDDVGLAPTQELVPRTGMIQASLYNDRVGPICRTVNDTAKIMDVIAGYDPSDELTAFSVGQMPDAPYSSFTDPSTLKGSKPLAGIRIGVLREWDVPWTIADQESVDLMENAIPVFAKLGATIVDPGPNNNLFDDVIPQLFPYLESATFQSDEPGLFSSNSQMSEILALWFNTALYPSDVDAPNIRNLGPSNSTGELTYVLSRYLENRGDANIQTINDLATKSNFWVDPNMGTSQQSSLASAATVTTLSVTAKQVRRFTLEQIVRQKLAKDNIDVIIAPTTTIPPYVLTDPTEPTVHNRPSNGYSTLGANGIPELTVPSSFTTVSYDRTRPNNTLVGPVSTKLPFGILLQGAPFSEPLLLHVAAAYEQATHGRVPPPLFPPVPGEP; this is encoded by the coding sequence TTGCCTGCACCGTTCAGCTTACCGGTGCTGCCGTTTCCGCTGCCCAAGTTGCCATTCGGATCGAAGTTTCATCTGCTCGACGCGACCATCGATGATGTCCAAACAGCTATCAAGGAGCATCAGTTAACCTGCACAGAACTGGTCGAGTACTATCTCGCACGAATCAAGGCCTACAACGGAGTATGTGTCGATCAGCCGAATGGGCAGCTCGGCGCGATCACCGTCGAACCCAACGTCAATCAAGTCAATGCCCTGATGACGCTGAATTTGCGGCCCGCGAACCGAATGCTGTTCGGTTTCGATGCGCATCATGCGCGCAGCCAGACTGATCTGGTGGACGGCGATCCGAGCATGCCCGACGCGCTTGAAACGGCGGCCGCCGAGGACGCCTCGTTCAAGAGAACAGGCAAGATGAGTTCGCTCTTCTGCGTGCCAATGGCGATCAAGGACGAGTACGATACCTTCGATATGCGCACCACGAGCGGCGCTGATGCTCCCTATGCGAATGATCGTCCGCCCAAGGATTCGGTGTTCGTGACGCGCTTGCGTAATGCCGGCGCGATCATCCTCGCCAAGACCAACATGGGAGAGTATGCATCCGGCAGCGACCGCAGCTCGTGGGGCGGCGTGATGTGCAATGCCTACGATTCCACGCGCAGTGCGGGCCATTCGAGCACCGGTGTCGGCCTTGCGATTACTACCAACATGGCGATGTGCGGGATCGGCGAGGAATCCGGCGGATCGATCATTCATCCCGCCAACTGGAGCGACGATGTCGGCCTCGCCCCCACGCAGGAGCTGGTGCCGCGAACCGGCATGATCCAGGCTTCACTTTATAACGATCGCGTCGGTCCGATCTGCCGCACGGTGAACGACACCGCGAAAATCATGGACGTGATCGCGGGCTATGACCCCAGCGACGAGTTGACCGCCTTCAGCGTCGGCCAGATGCCCGACGCGCCCTATTCTTCGTTCACCGATCCGTCGACCTTGAAGGGATCGAAGCCGCTCGCGGGAATCCGCATCGGCGTGCTGCGCGAATGGGACGTGCCATGGACGATCGCCGATCAGGAATCGGTCGATCTGATGGAAAATGCCATTCCGGTCTTCGCCAAACTGGGCGCGACAATTGTCGATCCAGGTCCCAATAACAACTTGTTCGACGATGTCATCCCGCAGTTGTTCCCATATCTCGAATCAGCGACTTTCCAGAGCGATGAGCCGGGCCTGTTCTCGTCCAATTCGCAGATGAGCGAGATCCTGGCGCTGTGGTTCAACACCGCCCTCTATCCGAGCGACGTCGACGCACCCAATATCCGCAACCTCGGACCGTCGAACTCGACTGGCGAGCTGACATATGTTTTGAGCCGCTACCTGGAAAACCGCGGCGACGCGAACATCCAGACGATCAACGATCTCGCTACCAAATCGAACTTCTGGGTAGATCCCAACATGGGAACGTCACAGCAATCGAGCCTCGCCAGCGCGGCAACCGTTACGACTCTGAGTGTGACTGCCAAACAGGTGCGCCGCTTCACGCTCGAGCAGATCGTGCGGCAGAAACTGGCCAAGGACAATATCGATGTAATAATCGCGCCGACGACTACTATTCCGCCGTATGTGTTGACCGATCCCACCGAGCCGACAGTGCACAATCGGCCGAGCAATGGCTATTCGACACTCGGCGCAAACGGTATTCCGGAGCTCACGGTTCCTTCGAGCTTCACGACCGTTTCCTACGATCGCACGCGCCCGAACAATACCCTCGTGGGTCCCGTTTCAACCAAGCTGCCGTTCGGAATCCTGCTGCAAGGCGCGCCATTCAGCGAACCGCTCTTGTTGCACGTAGCAGCAGCCTACGAACAGGCAACGCACGGACGTGTCCCGCCGCCGCTGTTCCCGCCAGTTCCAGGAGAGCCGTAA